The Bos javanicus breed banteng chromosome 11, ARS-OSU_banteng_1.0, whole genome shotgun sequence genome includes a window with the following:
- the UNC50 gene encoding protein unc-50 homolog isoform X2 → MLPSTSVNSPAQGNGVLSSRDAARHTAGAKRYKYLRRLFRFRQMDFEFAAWQMLYLFTSPQRVYRNFHYRKQTKDQWARDDPAFLVLLSIWLCVSTIGFGFVLDMGFFETIKLLLWVVFIDCVGVGLLISTLMWFISNKYLVKRQSRDYDVEWGYAFDVHLNAFYPLLVILHFIQLFFINHVILTDTFIGYLVGNTLWLVAVGYYIYVTFLGYSALPFLKNTVILLYPFAPLILLYGLSLALGWNFTHTLCSFYKYRVK, encoded by the exons ATGTTACCAAGTACTTCGGTGAATTCCCCAGCGCAGGGGAACGGAGTGTTGAGTTCCAGGGATGCAGCCAGACACACAGCGGGAGCAAAACGCTACAAATACCTGAGGAGGCTTTTCCGTTTCCGGCAGATGGACTTTGAGTTTGCTGCCTGGCAGATGCTCTACCTGTTCACTTCCCCACAGAGAGTTTATAGAAACTTTCACTATAGGAAGCAGACAAAAGATCAGTGGGCCAGGGATGACCCGGCTTTCTTGGTCCTGTTAAGTATCTGGCTCTGTG TGTCCACGATAGGATTTGGCTTTGTGCTGGACATGGGGTTTTTTGAGACGATAAAGCTGCTCCTTTGGGTGGTATTCATAGACTGTGTAGGCGTCGGTCTTCTCATATCAACCTTAATGTG GTTTATCTCCAATAAGTATTTAGTGAAACGGCAGAGCAGAGACTATGATGTGGAGTGGGGCTATGCCTTCGATGTGCATCTGAATGCTTTTTATCCTCTCCTGGTCATTCTGCATTTTATACAGCTTTTTTTCATCAACC ATGTCATCCTAACAGACACATTTATTGGATATTTAGTTGGAAATACCTTATGGTTGGTTGCCGTTGGCTACTATATCTATGTAACTTTCTTAGGATACAGTG CGCTGCCATTTTTGAAAAACACGGTGATCCTTCTCTACCCGTTTGCACCTCTCATCCTGCTCTACGGGCTGTCACTAGCATTGGGCTGGAACTTCACCCACACGCTCTGCTCCTTCTACaagtacagagtgaagtga
- the UNC50 gene encoding protein unc-50 homolog isoform X1: protein MLPSTSVNSPAQGNGVLSSRDAARHTAGAKRYKYLRRLFRFRQMDFEFAAWQMLYLFTSPQRVYRNFHYRKQTKDQWARDDPAFLVLLSIWLCVSTIGFGFVLDMGFFETIKLLLWVVFIDCVGVGLLISTLMWFISNKYLVKRQSRDYDVEWGYAFDVHLNAFYPLLVILHFIQLFFINPDVILTDTFIGYLVGNTLWLVAVGYYIYVTFLGYSALPFLKNTVILLYPFAPLILLYGLSLALGWNFTHTLCSFYKYRVK from the exons ATGTTACCAAGTACTTCGGTGAATTCCCCAGCGCAGGGGAACGGAGTGTTGAGTTCCAGGGATGCAGCCAGACACACAGCGGGAGCAAAACGCTACAAATACCTGAGGAGGCTTTTCCGTTTCCGGCAGATGGACTTTGAGTTTGCTGCCTGGCAGATGCTCTACCTGTTCACTTCCCCACAGAGAGTTTATAGAAACTTTCACTATAGGAAGCAGACAAAAGATCAGTGGGCCAGGGATGACCCGGCTTTCTTGGTCCTGTTAAGTATCTGGCTCTGTG TGTCCACGATAGGATTTGGCTTTGTGCTGGACATGGGGTTTTTTGAGACGATAAAGCTGCTCCTTTGGGTGGTATTCATAGACTGTGTAGGCGTCGGTCTTCTCATATCAACCTTAATGTG GTTTATCTCCAATAAGTATTTAGTGAAACGGCAGAGCAGAGACTATGATGTGGAGTGGGGCTATGCCTTCGATGTGCATCTGAATGCTTTTTATCCTCTCCTGGTCATTCTGCATTTTATACAGCTTTTTTTCATCAACC CAGATGTCATCCTAACAGACACATTTATTGGATATTTAGTTGGAAATACCTTATGGTTGGTTGCCGTTGGCTACTATATCTATGTAACTTTCTTAGGATACAGTG CGCTGCCATTTTTGAAAAACACGGTGATCCTTCTCTACCCGTTTGCACCTCTCATCCTGCTCTACGGGCTGTCACTAGCATTGGGCTGGAACTTCACCCACACGCTCTGCTCCTTCTACaagtacagagtgaagtga